One part of the Tenacibaculum sp. 190130A14a genome encodes these proteins:
- a CDS encoding DUF2064 domain-containing protein yields MVHNQKQTAIMLFAFSSEKEANRKVFEESEQLFQQLNRKTLLKAQKTNVDVVVITEEHQIGATFGERFANAIQSVFNKGYEQIITLGNDSPNLKTSHLLKALHSLQNDEAALGPSFDGGTYLIALKRTDFVFDSFKNISWNTFKVFSELKSYFATQNTHVRVLSYLADIDSRKDVFFYIHQFKKSISFLQELLRTSVIKIPLYSNNFYVSKKYASLFFNKGSPNTL; encoded by the coding sequence ATGGTTCATAATCAAAAACAAACTGCTATTATGTTATTTGCCTTCTCTTCAGAGAAAGAAGCAAATAGAAAAGTTTTTGAAGAAAGTGAACAGCTCTTTCAGCAATTAAATCGAAAAACACTTTTAAAAGCTCAAAAAACAAATGTTGATGTTGTGGTTATTACCGAAGAACATCAGATAGGTGCAACTTTTGGAGAACGTTTTGCAAATGCTATTCAATCGGTTTTTAATAAAGGATATGAACAGATTATTACTCTTGGAAATGACAGCCCTAATTTAAAAACCTCACATCTCTTAAAGGCTCTTCATAGTTTACAAAACGATGAAGCTGCTTTAGGCCCATCATTTGATGGAGGAACCTACTTGATAGCTTTAAAAAGAACAGATTTTGTTTTTGATTCATTTAAAAATATTTCATGGAATACTTTCAAGGTTTTTTCTGAACTTAAAAGTTATTTCGCTACACAAAACACTCATGTTCGCGTTTTAAGTTATTTAGCCGATATTGATTCTAGAAAGGATGTTTTCTTTTATATACATCAGTTTAAAAAATCAATTTCTTTCTTACAAGAACTTTTAAGAACGTCAGTTATAAAGATACCTTTGTATTCAAATAACTTTTACGTATCTAAAAAATACGCTTCACTTTTTTTTAATAAAGGCTCCCCTAATACACTTTAA
- a CDS encoding carboxypeptidase regulatory-like domain-containing protein, translating to MKTKINVIILLLLAVSVYAQETTGNLEGKIVDATNQPIPFATIIIKDTETNFTYGTTSQETGHYVIANIPPGNTYTVEVSFVGFHTYKANNTTISLGKTTLLDILLKEESTSLEEVVITGASSRKNGTVISAQKLLKTPTISRSVQDLTRNLPEANLNSFGGASNRFNNFNIDGIASNDVVGFQEPASGAAGSSANGTPGSLSRSQPISFGAIKELSVKTSPFDVSVGNFTGANINVVTKNGTNNTKTEVYGYGNNQALVGSYADGIKQDVNSFYDVQIGAGIGGALKKDKLFYYVNIEQALSKTPLIGAPGTNGSNISKQTVIDIANKLQNDYNYDPGSFENSNIKTASTKIFARLDYNISNKHKLTFRNNFVKSFADNLEWNQAVFNFGNQGYRHNSILNSTTFELNSTLSENTSNILTVGYNKVKEDRSYDGRVFPHIEITDTSNRIFAGTYREASIYNTNLNTFQLTNKFTYYKNNHTLTAGLLLQYNDIDYGFLTAWNGRWAYKSVDDFLNDQPSRIRGVYHVTNNSFDFVNNRPSATIDVLTSALYIQDKIRVNDKLSVNIGLRLDNQLLLDELPLSPLVKNTPEFSQFTNKINAKPHVNPRVSFKYVLDENKNYTLEGGSGLFTGRIPYLWFAYAEYISGTDYFNVDIRPGGSTVRLVENLGTLAAQQPGLTEINLIDNDFELPREWKTRLSFEAKLPENFRFTTQATYTEVLRGIYFQSINRRLEFNNYSGADTRQFYNGTKVNDNFTNVFLLRNTNKGYRYNLTFGLYKEDKNYNGFIGYTYGKSKDISSTVRNSSAANFEWNQAINSHNPDLSFSNFDLRHKLVSSHGYNFNFNNKHQLQASLLYTGTSGSPYSIVYQGDVNRDGSSRNDLVYIPSNQNEIQLQDITDGTGNVLVSSQEQWNRLNNFIEKNEYLRKNRGSYAERNGARTPWNHQLDAKLLYNIPFKNNHNLQVSLDVFNVLNLINNDWGRLVYVPNVVNSSFNLLEFRGVENNQPVYQFTIDENAQPWVTDAINSRWKAQLGLKYQF from the coding sequence GTGAAAACTAAAATTAATGTAATAATACTGCTACTTTTAGCAGTAAGTGTTTATGCACAAGAAACTACAGGTAACTTGGAAGGTAAAATAGTTGATGCTACAAATCAACCAATTCCTTTTGCTACCATCATTATTAAAGATACTGAAACAAATTTTACCTACGGAACTACTTCTCAAGAAACCGGACACTATGTTATAGCTAACATCCCTCCAGGAAATACATATACTGTCGAAGTTAGTTTTGTTGGATTCCATACTTACAAAGCCAATAACACCACCATTAGCTTAGGAAAAACAACCCTCTTAGACATTCTCTTAAAAGAAGAAAGTACTTCTTTGGAAGAGGTTGTTATTACCGGAGCTTCTTCTAGAAAAAATGGAACGGTAATTAGTGCTCAAAAACTATTAAAAACTCCCACAATTAGTAGAAGTGTACAAGACCTAACAAGAAATTTACCAGAAGCAAACTTAAACTCTTTTGGAGGTGCAAGTAACCGTTTTAACAACTTTAATATTGATGGTATTGCAAGTAACGATGTTGTAGGGTTTCAAGAGCCCGCAAGTGGAGCTGCTGGATCTTCAGCTAACGGAACACCAGGAAGTTTATCGCGTAGCCAGCCTATTAGTTTTGGAGCTATTAAAGAGCTTTCAGTAAAAACCTCTCCATTTGATGTAAGCGTAGGAAACTTTACAGGGGCTAATATTAATGTAGTGACGAAAAATGGAACCAACAATACCAAAACAGAAGTTTATGGATACGGTAACAATCAAGCCTTAGTAGGTTCTTATGCCGATGGAATTAAACAAGATGTAAATAGTTTTTACGATGTACAAATCGGGGCAGGAATTGGTGGAGCTTTAAAAAAAGATAAATTATTTTACTATGTTAATATTGAACAAGCGCTGAGCAAAACACCTTTAATAGGCGCTCCAGGAACCAATGGATCTAACATTAGTAAGCAAACGGTAATTGACATTGCCAACAAACTTCAAAACGACTATAATTACGACCCTGGATCTTTTGAAAATAGTAATATAAAAACAGCATCTACTAAAATATTTGCTCGTTTAGATTATAATATCTCTAACAAGCATAAACTTACTTTCAGAAATAATTTTGTTAAAAGTTTTGCAGATAATTTAGAGTGGAATCAAGCTGTTTTTAACTTTGGAAATCAAGGTTACAGACATAATAGCATCTTAAATAGTACTACTTTTGAATTAAATTCAACACTTTCTGAAAACACCTCAAATATTTTAACCGTAGGATATAACAAGGTAAAAGAAGACAGAAGTTATGATGGTAGAGTATTTCCACATATAGAAATTACGGACACTTCTAATAGAATTTTTGCCGGAACTTATAGAGAGGCTTCTATTTACAATACCAACCTCAACACATTTCAATTAACCAATAAGTTTACTTACTATAAAAACAATCATACACTTACTGCCGGATTACTATTACAATACAACGACATTGATTATGGTTTTTTAACTGCATGGAACGGTCGTTGGGCATACAAATCAGTAGATGATTTTTTAAACGATCAACCTTCTAGAATTCGAGGAGTATATCATGTAACAAATAACTCGTTTGATTTTGTAAACAATCGACCATCTGCTACCATAGATGTACTTACTTCTGCTTTATATATCCAAGACAAAATTCGTGTAAATGATAAATTATCTGTAAACATAGGATTACGTTTAGATAATCAATTATTGTTAGATGAGTTACCATTAAGCCCTTTAGTCAAAAACACCCCTGAATTTAGCCAATTCACAAATAAAATTAATGCAAAACCTCATGTAAACCCGAGAGTGAGTTTTAAATATGTTCTAGATGAAAACAAAAATTATACTTTAGAAGGTGGAAGTGGACTATTTACAGGGCGTATTCCTTATTTATGGTTTGCTTATGCAGAATATATTTCTGGTACTGATTATTTTAATGTAGATATAAGACCTGGTGGAAGCACAGTACGACTAGTGGAAAACCTAGGAACTTTAGCCGCACAACAACCAGGTTTAACGGAAATAAATTTAATTGACAATGATTTTGAACTACCAAGAGAATGGAAAACCCGATTAAGTTTTGAAGCAAAACTTCCTGAAAATTTCCGATTTACAACACAAGCTACCTATACTGAAGTTTTAAGGGGAATCTATTTTCAATCAATCAATCGTCGTTTAGAATTTAACAATTATTCTGGAGCAGATACTCGTCAATTTTACAATGGGACCAAAGTAAATGACAACTTCACCAATGTTTTCTTATTGCGAAACACTAACAAAGGATATCGCTATAACCTAACTTTTGGTTTATATAAAGAAGATAAAAACTATAATGGTTTTATTGGATACACCTATGGAAAAAGCAAAGATATTTCGAGTACCGTAAGAAACTCTTCGGCGGCAAATTTTGAATGGAATCAAGCCATCAACTCTCATAATCCTGATCTTTCTTTTTCAAATTTTGACCTACGTCATAAGCTTGTGTCATCACATGGATACAATTTTAATTTCAACAACAAACACCAACTTCAGGCTTCTTTACTTTATACGGGAACTTCTGGAAGCCCTTACTCAATTGTTTATCAAGGAGACGTAAATCGAGATGGTTCTTCAAGAAATGATTTAGTATATATTCCTTCAAATCAAAATGAAATTCAATTACAAGATATTACAGATGGCACTGGAAATGTACTCGTATCTTCCCAAGAACAATGGAATCGACTAAATAATTTCATCGAAAAGAATGAGTATTTAAGAAAAAATCGCGGTTCCTATGCAGAACGAAATGGTGCAAGAACTCCATGGAACCATCAATTGGACGCTAAGCTTTTATACAATATCCCTTTTAAAAACAATCATAACCTACAAGTTAGCTTAGATGTTTTTAACGTTCTTAATTTGATAAATAATGACTGGGGGCGTTTGGTATATGTACCAAACGTGGTGAATTCTAGTTTCAATTTATTAGAATTTAGAGGTGTAGAAAATAATCAACCAGTATATCAATTTACTATAGATGAAAATGCACAACCTTGGGTTACGGATGCTATCAATTCTCGCTGGAAGGCGCAATTAGGATTAAAATATCAGTTTTAA
- a CDS encoding sterol desaturase family protein, with product MNKYLDIIKNSYSDYWNYLKQSVLLELNWENYFYGLIVISLIVWGLEVIFPWRKNQPLFRKDFWLDTFYMFFNFFLLNLIVFIALSNTAAEVFNDILEVVGLSIANFQVFDINTFPYWARLLVFFIIIDFVQWFTHTLLHKYEFLWNFHKVHHSVKQMGFAAHLRYHWMEPVVYNSMKYIPLAIMGGFTAQDVAIVHFFNITIGHLNHANINWDYGWLKYILNNPRMHIWHHAKELPEERRKGVNFGITLSIWDYIFKTNYIPYDGRDIEIGFEGDEHFPKDFIGQEMYPLNKK from the coding sequence ATGAACAAATACCTTGATATCATAAAAAACTCCTATTCCGATTATTGGAATTATTTAAAACAATCGGTTTTATTAGAACTGAATTGGGAAAATTATTTTTATGGCTTAATTGTAATCTCACTAATTGTTTGGGGCTTAGAAGTTATATTTCCTTGGCGTAAAAATCAACCGTTATTTAGAAAAGATTTTTGGTTAGATACTTTCTATATGTTCTTCAATTTCTTTCTACTCAATTTGATTGTTTTTATTGCACTTTCAAATACAGCTGCTGAAGTTTTTAACGATATTCTGGAAGTTGTAGGTTTGTCGATTGCCAATTTTCAAGTATTCGACATCAATACTTTTCCCTATTGGGCTAGATTGCTTGTCTTTTTTATAATTATTGATTTTGTGCAATGGTTTACCCATACGCTATTACACAAATACGAATTTTTATGGAATTTCCACAAAGTACATCATTCTGTAAAGCAAATGGGCTTTGCAGCACACCTACGTTACCATTGGATGGAACCTGTCGTGTACAATTCCATGAAGTACATTCCGCTTGCTATTATGGGAGGTTTTACTGCACAAGATGTAGCTATTGTTCACTTTTTTAATATTACTATCGGACATCTAAATCATGCCAATATTAATTGGGATTATGGCTGGTTAAAGTATATTTTAAACAATCCAAGAATGCATATTTGGCACCATGCCAAAGAATTACCAGAAGAAAGACGCAAAGGGGTGAACTTCGGAATTACCTTAAGTATTTGGGATTATATATTTAAAACCAATTACATTCCTTACGACGGTAGAGATATTGAAATTGGTTTTGAAGGAGATGAACACTTTCCTAAAGACTTTATTGGACAAGAAATGTACCCTCTTAACAAAAAATAA
- a CDS encoding S46 family peptidase, producing MKYIKILFLFLFIQVSAQQGGMWIPSLLEGMNEQEMKSLGSKLTAKDIYDVNNSSLKDAIGHFNGGCTSEVISPKGLILTNHHCGFGQIQSHSSLENDYLKNGFWAMNLKEELPNKGLYVEFIVRIDDVTKQALNGITDTMTEREKQSAIDKNINQLTKTVQKEDWQLVKVRPFYKGNQYFLFVTEKFEDVRLVGAPPSSIGKFGSDTDNWVFPRHTGDFSLFRIYADKNNRPAKYSKDNVPYTPKHFLPVSLDGVEEGDFTMVFGFPGRTNEYLPATAIKHITQEFNPSNIAIREAALKEIDAQMKASDAVRIKYASKQARIANAWKKWIGENLGIQKSNAIEKRKAFETTFKKALKEKGLEKQYGTILPEFEKLYKDFANINIKRRNFIEVFIVTNELMQMAFRAYQLEQTALQKPASFEKAKASYINRLKGIHKNYDVNVDKGVFNNVMPLYTKQVDTSIYEKTSLTDLDKALKLLDGDAKQVVENLNKDAAYQYAKPMVAEFYTKINPEFQQKNQAIAALQKKYMKALMEALPNARYFPDANSTLRVTYGQVRGYAPRDAVYYNPVSYLDGVIEKYVPGDYEFDVPKKLRDLYNAKDYGQYADKNGKVPVCFLGTNHTTGGNSGSPAIDANGNLVGLNFDRVWEGTMSDINYDPEICRNIMVDLRYVLFIIDKYAGAKHLIDEMKLVHPKKK from the coding sequence ATGAAGTATATAAAAATTCTATTCTTATTTCTTTTTATTCAAGTTTCTGCGCAACAAGGTGGAATGTGGATTCCTTCTCTTTTAGAAGGAATGAATGAACAGGAAATGAAATCATTAGGTAGTAAACTTACTGCCAAAGATATCTATGATGTAAACAACTCTAGTTTAAAGGATGCTATTGGTCATTTTAATGGTGGTTGTACTAGTGAAGTAATTTCTCCTAAAGGGTTAATTTTAACCAATCACCACTGTGGTTTTGGACAAATTCAGTCGCATTCTTCTTTAGAAAACGATTATTTGAAAAATGGTTTTTGGGCAATGAATTTAAAAGAAGAATTGCCAAATAAAGGATTGTATGTAGAGTTTATTGTTCGAATTGATGATGTAACCAAACAAGCTTTAAATGGTATTACTGATACAATGACGGAACGCGAAAAGCAATCTGCTATAGATAAAAACATCAACCAACTTACCAAAACGGTTCAAAAAGAAGATTGGCAATTGGTAAAAGTGCGTCCTTTTTATAAAGGAAATCAATATTTCTTGTTTGTAACCGAAAAGTTTGAAGACGTTCGTTTGGTTGGAGCTCCTCCAAGCAGTATTGGAAAGTTTGGTAGCGATACCGATAACTGGGTATTTCCACGTCATACAGGAGATTTCTCTTTATTCAGAATTTACGCTGACAAAAATAATAGGCCTGCAAAGTATAGTAAAGATAATGTACCTTATACTCCAAAACACTTTTTACCAGTATCTTTAGATGGAGTAGAGGAAGGTGATTTTACTATGGTTTTTGGTTTTCCTGGTCGTACTAATGAATATTTACCTGCAACAGCAATTAAACATATAACTCAAGAGTTTAACCCGAGTAACATTGCTATTAGAGAAGCTGCATTAAAAGAGATTGATGCACAAATGAAAGCGAGTGACGCGGTAAGAATTAAATATGCTTCTAAACAAGCTCGTATTGCCAATGCATGGAAAAAATGGATTGGTGAAAACTTAGGTATTCAAAAAAGTAATGCCATTGAAAAGCGTAAAGCTTTTGAAACAACTTTTAAAAAGGCCTTAAAAGAAAAAGGGTTAGAAAAACAATACGGTACTATTTTACCAGAGTTTGAAAAATTGTATAAAGACTTTGCTAATATTAATATTAAAAGAAGAAACTTTATCGAAGTATTCATTGTAACCAATGAATTAATGCAAATGGCGTTTAGAGCTTACCAATTAGAACAAACTGCTTTACAAAAACCAGCAAGTTTTGAAAAAGCCAAAGCTTCTTACATCAATCGTTTAAAAGGAATTCATAAGAACTACGATGTAAATGTAGACAAGGGTGTTTTTAATAATGTAATGCCATTATATACCAAGCAAGTAGACACTTCTATTTACGAAAAAACTAGTTTAACGGATTTAGATAAAGCGCTAAAGTTACTAGACGGCGATGCTAAGCAAGTTGTTGAAAACTTAAATAAAGATGCTGCCTATCAATATGCTAAACCTATGGTAGCAGAATTTTACACGAAAATCAATCCAGAGTTTCAACAAAAAAATCAAGCAATTGCGGCTTTACAGAAAAAATACATGAAAGCTTTAATGGAAGCTTTACCAAATGCTCGTTATTTCCCAGATGCTAACAGTACTTTACGTGTTACCTACGGACAAGTAAGAGGATATGCTCCGAGAGATGCAGTATACTACAATCCTGTAAGTTATTTAGACGGTGTTATTGAAAAGTATGTTCCGGGGGATTACGAATTTGATGTTCCTAAAAAACTTCGTGATTTATACAACGCTAAAGACTATGGACAATACGCTGATAAAAACGGAAAAGTACCGGTATGTTTCTTAGGAACCAACCATACTACTGGAGGAAACTCAGGAAGTCCAGCAATTGACGCCAATGGAAACCTAGTAGGGTTAAACTTTGATCGTGTTTGGGAAGGAACTATGAGTGATATTAACTACGACCCTGAGATTTGTAGAAACATCATGGTAGACCTTCGATATGTATTATTTATTATTGATAAATATGCCG